The following are encoded in a window of Bacteroidota bacterium genomic DNA:
- a CDS encoding hemolysin family protein: MNDGSKPHPFLSSFIARLLSASKKKRQKYSEDDVKQLLEEGKKSGVIDTTERELIESVLEFTDTTVKEIMVPRTDVVAVELSVDRDKLIRVVIDEGYSRVPVFQGTIDNIVGIVYTKDLLSMFEHRDVILLQDIIRPPYFVPETKKISVLMRELQTKKQHMAIVIDEFGGTEGIITMEDILEEIVGEIRDEYDEDHRDVETNIDGSVIVNAGMSIHDFNERFHSSIPDDADYETISGFLHKQTGRIPELLEEIPFENLSFVVVKKNERRIRQVKVKTIISPAKEEHE, encoded by the coding sequence ATGAATGACGGCTCAAAGCCGCATCCTTTTTTAAGCTCGTTTATCGCGCGCCTGCTGAGCGCTTCAAAAAAGAAACGCCAGAAATATTCCGAGGACGACGTCAAACAGCTTTTAGAGGAGGGGAAGAAAAGCGGCGTCATCGATACCACCGAGCGCGAGCTGATCGAGAGCGTTCTTGAATTCACCGACACGACAGTGAAGGAGATCATGGTTCCGCGGACCGACGTTGTGGCCGTCGAACTTTCGGTCGACCGGGACAAGCTCATCCGTGTGGTCATCGATGAAGGGTATTCGAGGGTGCCGGTCTTTCAAGGGACCATCGATAATATTGTAGGGATCGTTTACACCAAAGACCTCCTGAGCATGTTCGAACACCGGGATGTCATTCTCCTTCAGGACATTATTCGTCCTCCGTATTTTGTCCCGGAGACGAAAAAGATCAGCGTCCTGATGCGCGAGCTGCAGACGAAGAAACAGCACATGGCGATCGTGATCGACGAATTCGGGGGCACAGAAGGAATCATTACGATGGAGGACATCCTGGAAGAGATCGTCGGGGAGATCCGGGACGAGTATGACGAGGACCACCGCGACGTTGAGACGAATATCGACGGTTCGGTTATTGTGAACGCCGGCATGAGCATCCACGACTTCAACGAGCGGTTTCATTCTTCGATTCCGGACGACGCCGATTACGAAACGATCAGCGGATTCCTCCATAAACAGACGGGAAGAATCCCTGAGTTGCTCGAAGAGATCCCGTTTGAGAATCTCAGTTTCGTTGTGGTTAAAAAGAATGAGCGCCGTATCCGGCAGGTCAAAGTGAAAACGATCATCAGCCCGGCGAAAGAGGAGCATGAATAA
- the trpC gene encoding indole-3-glycerol phosphate synthase TrpC: protein MNKLKEILETKRVEVAAKKTKAPLLALVEQLESLPPTRGFMDAIRSREVDELACIAEIKKASPSKGVIAKNFRPEKIAREYQVGGAKALSVLTDEKYFLGSDSYVGAVKQHVVLPVLRKDFIVDEYQVYESRVIGADAILLIVAALKESELVKFMSIARDLDLECLVECHTKNEIDRAVQCGALMIGINNRDLQTFEVNVETSLMLKRFIPNSTVAVSESGIRNPHHLDQLRQAGFDAILVGEHLMSQQNRTKALRDLFQVPAAG from the coding sequence ATGAATAAATTAAAGGAAATACTCGAGACCAAGCGGGTCGAAGTTGCCGCGAAGAAGACCAAGGCGCCCCTTCTTGCCCTCGTTGAGCAGTTGGAAAGCCTTCCTCCGACAAGGGGCTTCATGGATGCGATCCGGTCGCGCGAGGTCGATGAGCTCGCCTGCATCGCTGAGATCAAAAAGGCCTCACCGTCCAAGGGGGTGATCGCGAAGAATTTCCGGCCGGAGAAGATCGCGCGCGAATACCAGGTCGGAGGGGCAAAAGCGCTTTCGGTATTGACGGATGAAAAATATTTTCTGGGCTCTGATTCCTACGTCGGCGCCGTCAAGCAGCATGTCGTCCTGCCGGTGCTTCGCAAGGATTTTATCGTCGATGAATATCAGGTGTACGAGTCGCGCGTCATTGGGGCCGATGCGATCCTGCTTATCGTTGCCGCACTCAAGGAGTCGGAGCTGGTAAAATTCATGAGCATTGCGCGCGACCTCGATCTTGAGTGCCTTGTTGAATGTCATACCAAAAATGAGATCGACCGGGCGGTGCAATGCGGTGCGCTCATGATCGGCATCAACAACAGGGACCTTCAGACATTCGAGGTGAATGTTGAAACGTCGCTGATGCTGAAGCGCTTTATCCCTAACTCGACCGTGGCGGTGAGCGAAAGCGGCATTCGAAACCCGCATCATCTTGATCAGCTCCGGCAGGCCGGGTTTGACGCGATCCTCGTCGGAGAGCATTTGATGTCGCAGCAGAACCGGACAAAAGCTCTGCGCGATTTGTTTCAGGTCCCGGCGGCCGGTTAG
- a CDS encoding phosphoribosylanthranilate isomerase produces the protein MSPLFIKICGITTLDDARAAVKGGADALGFNFYPASKRYIAPGRAAEIIKEMPAEVSRVGVFVDPSKEYVTAAIQETGINVLQFSGNEAPLDVSGFGLPVIKAIHIAGMRSIEEMKLYAVDSYLLDAFSSSEFGGTGQRFDWAIAERAKQFGRIIVAGGLTPENVMDAVRKVRPYGVDVSSGVEIRPGVKDHQKMIDFIRQAREAHSLG, from the coding sequence ATGAGCCCCCTGTTCATAAAAATCTGCGGCATTACGACCCTCGATGACGCTCGTGCAGCAGTTAAGGGCGGCGCCGATGCTCTCGGTTTTAATTTTTACCCTGCGAGCAAACGTTACATCGCGCCGGGCCGCGCCGCTGAGATTATCAAGGAGATGCCCGCGGAAGTTTCCCGCGTAGGCGTATTTGTGGATCCCAGCAAAGAGTATGTGACGGCGGCCATTCAGGAGACTGGCATCAATGTTCTTCAGTTTTCCGGAAATGAAGCTCCTCTCGATGTTTCAGGGTTCGGCCTTCCGGTTATAAAAGCTATTCATATCGCAGGGATGAGGTCGATCGAAGAAATGAAGTTGTATGCCGTCGACAGCTATTTGCTGGATGCGTTCAGCAGCAGCGAGTTCGGCGGAACGGGGCAAAGATTTGATTGGGCGATTGCCGAGCGGGCAAAACAATTCGGCAGGATCATTGTAGCCGGCGGCTTGACTCCCGAGAATGTTATGGATGCTGTTCGAAAAGTGAGACCATACGGGGTGGACGTCAGCAGCGGTGTTGAAATCCGTCCCGGCGTTAAGGATCATCAGAAAATGATAGACTTTATTCGTCAAGCGCGTGAGGCGCATTCCTTAGGTTAA
- the trpB gene encoding tryptophan synthase subunit beta, whose amino-acid sequence MQKVKYPESLPDGKGHFGVYGGRYIPETLLPAVEELTSRYLQLRSDGNFQKEFRYYLKHFVGRETPLYFAERLTSHAGGAKIYLKREDLCHTGAHKINNTIGQVLIAKRMGKKRIIAETGAGQHGVATATVCALFGLECIVYMGEEDMERQAPNVARMKLLGAEVRPVSSGSRTLKDATSEAIRDWVTNVETTFYIIGSVVGMHPYPMMVRDFQSVIGEETRRQIVEAEGKLPEAIVACVGGGSNSMGMFYPFLNDVPAVKLIGVEAAGLGLESGKHAAALAKGKQGVLHGAMQYLLQDEDGQVQLAHSISAGLDYPGVGPEHCYLKDNNLVEYVSITDKEALDAMVLLSRIEGIIPALESAHAVAHAVKAAPAMGKKETLIVNLSGRGDKDMSTVMNAMKL is encoded by the coding sequence ATGCAGAAGGTCAAATATCCGGAAAGTCTTCCCGACGGCAAGGGGCACTTCGGCGTCTACGGCGGCCGATACATCCCGGAAACATTGCTGCCCGCAGTCGAAGAATTGACCTCCCGCTATCTTCAGCTTCGCAGCGATGGGAATTTTCAAAAAGAATTTCGTTACTATTTAAAACACTTTGTGGGAAGAGAGACCCCGCTTTATTTTGCGGAACGTTTAACTTCTCATGCTGGCGGGGCGAAGATCTATCTCAAGCGGGAGGACTTGTGCCACACCGGAGCCCATAAAATCAATAATACCATCGGCCAGGTTCTGATCGCCAAGCGAATGGGGAAGAAGAGAATTATTGCGGAGACCGGCGCCGGCCAACACGGGGTGGCCACGGCGACCGTCTGTGCATTGTTTGGACTGGAGTGCATCGTCTATATGGGGGAGGAGGATATGGAGCGGCAGGCGCCCAACGTGGCCCGGATGAAATTGCTCGGCGCTGAGGTGCGGCCGGTCTCTTCGGGGAGCAGGACATTGAAGGATGCAACGAGCGAGGCGATCCGTGATTGGGTGACGAACGTCGAAACGACGTTCTACATTATCGGCTCGGTCGTCGGAATGCATCCGTATCCGATGATGGTGCGTGATTTTCAATCGGTGATCGGCGAAGAGACCCGGCGCCAGATCGTTGAAGCAGAAGGTAAACTCCCCGAAGCCATCGTTGCATGTGTCGGCGGGGGAAGCAACTCGATGGGCATGTTTTATCCTTTTTTGAACGACGTCCCCGCCGTTAAACTCATCGGCGTTGAAGCGGCCGGGCTTGGGCTGGAGAGCGGAAAACATGCCGCGGCGCTTGCGAAAGGGAAACAGGGAGTGCTGCACGGAGCGATGCAATACTTGCTGCAGGATGAGGATGGCCAGGTGCAACTCGCCCACTCGATCTCGGCCGGCTTGGATTATCCGGGAGTGGGCCCGGAGCATTGCTATTTGAAGGACAATAACCTGGTCGAGTATGTTTCAATCACGGACAAAGAAGCGCTCGATGCGATGGTTCTTCTTTCCCGTATCGAGGGAATCATCCCGGCGTTGGAGTCCGCACACGCCGTGGCGCACGCCGTAAAAGCTGCTCCGGCGATGGGAAAAAAAGAAACGCTTATTGTGAACCTCTCGGGGCGGGGGGATAAAGATATGAGCACGGTAATGAACGCGATGAAGCTGTGA
- a CDS encoding class I SAM-dependent methyltransferase: protein MAKEFNPSQFMAGSEFSRAYQKKYAELFSPGQVVLDVGCGTGVFMELLKERGVEAVGIDTFHQSIMACKGKKLTVFEKDALQFLKTTRQQFDGVMLSHIIEHMAPKTVMQLFEFAARSLRKGGRIVILTPNFLQLDVALETFWLDTTHVRPYPIPLLEKLLGHAGLNVSASGYDKDTGHTLRTKIGPRAVVKVLWYTWKKLTLGRHFGKGDIFIVAEKL from the coding sequence ATGGCAAAGGAATTTAATCCAAGTCAGTTCATGGCGGGAAGCGAGTTTTCCCGTGCCTATCAAAAGAAATATGCGGAGCTGTTCTCCCCCGGACAGGTTGTGCTGGACGTTGGCTGCGGCACCGGTGTCTTTATGGAACTTCTCAAAGAACGCGGCGTCGAAGCAGTCGGCATCGATACATTCCATCAATCGATCATGGCATGCAAGGGGAAAAAGCTTACCGTTTTCGAGAAGGATGCGTTGCAGTTCCTAAAGACAACCCGCCAACAATTTGACGGCGTGATGCTGAGCCACATTATCGAACACATGGCACCAAAGACCGTGATGCAGCTCTTTGAATTTGCTGCGCGCTCTTTACGCAAAGGGGGACGCATTGTCATTCTTACGCCGAATTTCCTTCAGCTTGACGTCGCTCTGGAGACTTTTTGGCTCGATACCACCCATGTCAGACCTTACCCGATCCCTCTGCTCGAAAAACTCCTCGGGCATGCAGGACTTAACGTATCAGCATCCGGCTACGATAAAGACACGGGGCATACATTACGCACAAAGATCGGCCCGCGTGCTGTTGTGAAAGTATTGTGGTATACCTGGAAGAAACTGACGCTGGGAAGGCATTTCGGAAAAGGAGATATTTTTATCGTAGCAGAAAAACTGTAG
- a CDS encoding glycosyltransferase family 1 protein yields the protein MKKKYRILVDARGTQEGYKQHKIRGIGTYVHNLLSRLPVLTDEVEFTYLLDSSKPIDPQIGGLPVQFMYHKTPGIDFYQMQYFAAQVSLSKLLSKESFDLCHFATQDDAPFSPPGPVCVSILDTITISMKQLYGPVKQLKQAFVRSWSRRVVRYSAAVVTISEHSKKDIIKHFGVPADSIYVTYLGVDEKYFQKYSLKQIQNARSRFGLDQPYCLYIGGIDPRKNVFTLLEALAMVCRQKPDYPNLALVGQISDQREYPKLLHALRSLGIQDRVRLTGYVPEESLPALYAGAQYFIFPSLYEGFGLPVAEAMAAGTPVIASRNSSIPEVGGDAPLYVDVADPHSLASGMLALEANSSLVSKMRAKGKIQAKQFSWEETAQKTIDIYRTIIHRQGKGSDGKGI from the coding sequence ATGAAAAAGAAGTATCGGATCCTTGTCGATGCGCGTGGGACCCAGGAAGGCTACAAACAGCATAAGATCCGGGGAATTGGTACCTATGTTCACAACCTTTTGTCGCGCCTTCCCGTTTTGACGGACGAGGTCGAGTTCACATACCTGCTCGATAGTTCTAAACCCATCGATCCTCAGATCGGCGGTCTGCCGGTACAATTTATGTACCACAAAACGCCGGGAATAGATTTTTATCAGATGCAATATTTCGCGGCGCAGGTTTCGCTCTCGAAGCTACTCTCAAAGGAGTCATTCGATCTTTGCCATTTTGCGACTCAGGACGATGCCCCTTTTTCCCCGCCAGGGCCGGTCTGTGTTTCTATTCTCGACACCATCACAATTTCGATGAAGCAATTATACGGACCGGTGAAGCAATTGAAGCAGGCATTTGTCCGCTCATGGTCCCGCCGGGTTGTCCGTTATTCGGCCGCGGTCGTCACCATCTCGGAACATTCAAAAAAGGATATCATAAAGCATTTCGGCGTCCCTGCGGATTCGATCTACGTGACATATCTTGGCGTGGATGAGAAATATTTTCAAAAATATTCCCTGAAACAGATACAGAATGCCAGGAGCCGATTTGGACTGGATCAGCCGTATTGCCTTTATATCGGAGGCATCGACCCGAGGAAGAACGTTTTTACGCTTCTCGAAGCGCTGGCAATGGTCTGCCGGCAAAAACCCGATTATCCGAACTTAGCACTCGTCGGGCAGATATCAGATCAGCGGGAATATCCGAAGCTTCTTCACGCATTGCGCTCTCTCGGGATCCAGGATCGCGTGCGCCTGACCGGGTACGTCCCCGAAGAGAGTCTGCCGGCGCTCTATGCGGGAGCTCAATATTTCATTTTTCCTTCGCTCTATGAAGGGTTTGGCCTCCCCGTCGCCGAGGCAATGGCTGCGGGGACACCGGTTATCGCTTCGCGCAATTCATCGATTCCCGAGGTCGGCGGGGATGCGCCTCTGTATGTTGATGTTGCCGACCCGCACTCGCTTGCCAGCGGCATGCTTGCGCTGGAAGCGAATAGTTCCCTCGTCTCGAAAATGAGGGCAAAGGGAAAAATTCAGGCAAAACAATTTTCCTGGGAAGAAACCGCCCAAAAAACAATTGATATCTATCGCACCATCATTCACCGACAAGGTAAAGGCTCCGATGGCAAAGGAATTTAA
- a CDS encoding flippase has product MESSVRPAQTLLRNTVWLFAAQIVLKLLAFYSTVVVANRLDVENFGLFNFAISYTTLFLPFFDLGLDAFLVREIAVGKDESRTLLWSAVVSKCFLSTAGFAAIFLISLFVDAARLHGTVILLAALALFLKNLSTSFVSLLRGNHRMDLDAKISVVSKVVEVALTLAAVWLYSSIEMILYFLIVAALFQLVYSAAVAYRHARPNFAFSLPLARRLLAGGMPFALTGLSVMIYFHIDTVMLSVMVSEQAVGIYRAAYNIVLAATSFSSAFVIALFPMIAKLYESDRKSAVSLSSNVIFYALIFSLPIAVGGTIIADQFIRRLYVASFGEAGFILQILLWWVPLSSVTSILGFILGGMNLQRYVLGVSVINALFNVVANLILIPIISFVGASIVTVLTELLGFFLLSAIVRKQFGNVFESFPLVKVLLANAFLLPLLLATNHSPVVWLIILGGLLYSAGLFVTRAVSWGEIAKLKFLLQRS; this is encoded by the coding sequence ATGGAATCGTCCGTCCGCCCTGCCCAGACACTTCTTCGCAACACCGTATGGTTATTCGCAGCTCAGATCGTATTGAAGTTACTCGCATTTTACTCGACCGTTGTCGTCGCAAACCGGCTTGATGTCGAGAACTTCGGCCTCTTCAATTTTGCTATTTCCTATACCACCTTATTTCTTCCCTTTTTTGATCTGGGACTGGACGCCTTTTTGGTGCGTGAAATAGCAGTCGGCAAGGACGAAAGCCGTACTCTCTTATGGTCTGCAGTCGTTTCCAAGTGTTTTCTGTCGACGGCCGGTTTTGCCGCGATTTTCCTGATTTCCCTGTTTGTCGACGCCGCCCGACTGCACGGAACCGTCATCCTCCTTGCAGCTCTGGCCTTATTTCTCAAAAACCTCAGCACCTCGTTTGTAAGCCTTCTCAGGGGAAACCACCGGATGGACCTTGACGCAAAGATCTCCGTCGTCTCAAAGGTCGTCGAGGTAGCGCTCACGTTAGCGGCGGTCTGGCTCTATTCCAGTATAGAAATGATCCTCTACTTTTTGATCGTCGCAGCGCTTTTCCAGCTCGTGTATTCCGCTGCAGTTGCTTACCGGCATGCACGCCCGAATTTCGCCTTTTCCCTGCCGCTCGCAAGAAGATTGTTGGCAGGGGGAATGCCGTTCGCATTGACCGGCCTCTCCGTGATGATCTATTTTCACATCGACACCGTTATGCTTTCGGTGATGGTCAGCGAACAGGCGGTGGGAATCTACAGGGCGGCCTATAACATTGTGCTTGCGGCGACCAGCTTCTCGTCGGCTTTCGTCATTGCCTTGTTTCCCATGATCGCCAAGCTGTATGAATCGGACAGAAAGAGTGCGGTCTCGCTCTCGTCCAATGTGATATTCTATGCTCTTATTTTTTCGCTTCCCATCGCGGTCGGCGGGACGATCATTGCGGACCAGTTCATTCGCCGGCTGTACGTAGCGTCGTTCGGCGAGGCGGGATTTATTCTGCAAATTCTCCTCTGGTGGGTGCCGTTAAGTTCCGTCACCTCTATCCTTGGATTCATTCTCGGCGGGATGAACCTTCAGCGGTATGTGCTGGGAGTTTCGGTGATCAATGCATTGTTCAACGTGGTCGCGAACCTCATCCTCATCCCGATCATCTCGTTTGTGGGAGCATCCATCGTGACCGTGCTGACTGAACTGCTTGGTTTCTTTCTCCTTTCCGCTATCGTGCGGAAGCAGTTCGGAAATGTCTTTGAGTCTTTCCCGTTGGTCAAGGTGCTTCTGGCCAATGCCTTCCTCCTCCCCCTTCTTTTGGCAACGAACCATTCCCCGGTTGTCTGGCTTATCATTCTTGGCGGATTACTCTATTCAGCTGGATTGTTCGTCACAAGAGCGGTCTCGTGGGGGGAAATAGCAAAACTAAAATTTCTCCTGCAAAGATCTTGA
- a CDS encoding glycosyltransferase family 1 protein yields MPLIGIDARKYHDFGIGTYIQHLLSEFISLPAAPDFHLFLGPQDAETVAVPERWKTSVSAHGKYSVGEFAFFGREINSRGVSLFHSPHYTLPFGLKCPSVVTIHDLIHLRFPRDFSLLQRSYSYGMMLHATSSAEFIITDSEFTKLDILRSFRVSEDKIIPIHLGVSEQFSRSSSSTEFREKFRLDRPYVLFVGNTKPHKGIDVLLRAFNEVTASYPDLGLVFVGSDPKSNAAFSAIIDSLHLSRRIASLGWLSNEDLNRAYQGAEMFVLPSFYEGFGLPVLEAMACGTPVIASDAGSLPEIAGDAAILCETGKYRMFADAMVNVLRDHHLKNTLIRNGIERASRFSWKETARRTLEVYHRAM; encoded by the coding sequence ATGCCGCTCATAGGAATAGACGCAAGAAAATATCATGACTTCGGGATCGGAACATACATCCAGCATCTTCTCAGCGAATTCATATCGCTCCCCGCGGCCCCTGATTTCCACCTGTTCCTAGGTCCGCAGGACGCTGAGACTGTTGCTGTTCCCGAAAGATGGAAGACATCCGTTTCAGCCCACGGGAAATATTCCGTGGGAGAGTTTGCTTTTTTTGGAAGAGAAATTAATTCCAGGGGCGTCTCACTCTTCCATTCCCCCCATTATACTCTTCCCTTTGGCTTAAAATGTCCATCAGTGGTAACGATTCATGACCTCATTCATTTGCGGTTTCCGCGGGATTTTTCTTTATTGCAGCGGTCATATTCTTACGGAATGATGTTGCATGCGACCAGCAGCGCAGAGTTTATCATTACAGATTCAGAGTTCACTAAGCTCGATATTCTTCGGTCATTCCGAGTCAGTGAGGATAAGATCATTCCTATTCATCTCGGAGTCTCGGAGCAGTTTAGCCGGTCATCATCGTCAACAGAGTTCAGAGAGAAATTCCGGCTGGATCGTCCATATGTTCTCTTTGTTGGAAATACAAAGCCTCATAAAGGGATCGATGTTCTTCTTCGGGCATTCAACGAGGTGACCGCATCATATCCGGATTTAGGCCTGGTTTTTGTCGGCAGCGATCCCAAGTCGAATGCAGCATTCTCCGCAATAATAGATTCGCTGCATCTCTCCAGGAGAATTGCTTCGCTCGGCTGGTTGTCGAATGAAGATTTGAATCGCGCTTATCAGGGGGCCGAAATGTTTGTCCTTCCGTCGTTCTATGAAGGCTTCGGCCTGCCGGTGTTGGAGGCCATGGCATGCGGGACTCCCGTCATAGCATCGGATGCCGGTTCCCTTCCGGAGATTGCCGGAGATGCGGCGATACTCTGCGAGACGGGGAAATATAGAATGTTTGCCGATGCCATGGTGAACGTGCTGCGGGATCATCATTTGAAGAATACATTGATTCGAAACGGAATCGAGCGCGCCTCCAGATTTTCGTGGAAAGAAACTGCACGAAGGACACTCGAAGTATATCACCGCGCTATGTAG
- the nadD gene encoding nicotinate (nicotinamide) nucleotide adenylyltransferase, with protein MITPPKRIGIFGGTFNPPHAGHLIVAESICDQLGLDKLFFVPSFISPHKKKGEEKLATHRLQMVRLAVGLNPRFDFSDIEIKRRGTSFTYTTVEAFRLNFPGSKLFLIIGADNYAEFDTWKNPERILELASLAVMNRPSQQLRAPEKSSSKKVIFASVPNVEISSSEIREMIHQGRSIQYLVPRVVQQYIQRHRLYR; from the coding sequence ATGATCACTCCACCAAAAAGGATCGGCATCTTTGGCGGCACCTTCAACCCCCCGCATGCGGGACATTTGATCGTCGCTGAAAGTATTTGCGACCAGCTCGGGTTGGATAAGCTGTTTTTTGTCCCCTCATTCATCTCGCCGCATAAGAAAAAGGGGGAAGAAAAACTGGCGACGCACCGATTGCAGATGGTACGGCTGGCGGTTGGCTTAAACCCTCGATTTGATTTTTCCGATATAGAAATAAAGAGGAGGGGAACATCGTTCACCTATACCACCGTGGAAGCATTCAGGCTGAATTTCCCCGGCAGTAAATTGTTTCTGATTATCGGAGCGGATAACTACGCGGAGTTTGATACCTGGAAAAATCCTGAGCGGATACTCGAGCTGGCGTCGCTGGCGGTGATGAACAGACCATCTCAACAATTGAGAGCCCCCGAAAAGAGTAGCTCTAAGAAGGTAATATTCGCCTCGGTGCCTAACGTTGAAATATCCTCCTCGGAGATCAGGGAGATGATCCACCAGGGAAGGTCGATTCAGTATCTTGTTCCCCGCGTTGTCCAGCAGTACATCCAGCGCCATCGTCTTTACCGGTAA